From the Colletotrichum lupini chromosome 1, complete sequence genome, the window GAAGAAAGAGTGAAGAAGCATCTTATAATAGGTTAGAGAAACGATGCATAACGGATGTGGATACTAAGAGGTCATTTACCAGATGCAGGAGCAGTCTCCGTGAGGGATGGCTTCAATGAGGCGGATCGCTTGGCGTGACTCAGCGAGGCACAGACTGCTCGGGAGTAATGATGTTCCAGACCAACTGATTTCTTGATCGGGGGGAGATCGCGTCGTCGGGGATAAGTGGCGGTCAATCATTGTCAGACAATGGATATATGTGAGTCGCAAAACCACCTTATGGATCATCTCCCCTGCGATTTGGGTTTCTGACGAGATCAGGGAGTTCTCAAGGGGTTCCAGCTGCGCACTGGACTTCCAATAGGACAACACAGAACTTAAATCTTGTGCTGCAATTGCCCTTTGTGCCTCCGATTCTCGTCCGGCTCGGATTGAGTACAGTTGTTTATACACCTGACCCTGAATAATCGCAAGTCCTATGCGGTGGTTGAAGAGCTCCACGTTACATGTCTCAAGCTTGATATTTGAGGGCAGTCGGACATCCATGTCATCATCATATTGGCTGAAGGGTCGACAGGTCCGTAGACTGATGTCTTTGTCAAGAACGTATACTTTCCAAAACACTCGTCTCCGTGTTTCGGCTTGTTTTTCCGTGAGGGTTGGGTCGGAAGCCTCTCTGTGCAGATTCATAGCCTGTGCCAGTCGAAGGGCGGCGGCCACGAGCATCGACGCCAGCTCCGGATTCGGGGTCCCCTGGAGAATACAAGCCATACCCACTAGAGCTTGGACAGCAGAGATGCTAGCGACGTTCAATTCGGAGACGACGCCTAGGGCATTTTTCGTGTAAACATCAGCTAGATTGTTCTCATGCGTTGGGTCTAGTGTGCGCAGGCCACGGAGGCGATGAGCTATCGACAACACTACATTGAGACACGCCCACCAACTGGCATCTTCGGGGTTAGAGGTCGAGTACTTGAGGTGGAACTCTCTCAAGAAGTCCTCTTCGTTGAAAAGCGGAAGAAACCTGTTATAGTTGTTGAAGGTCTCCTTGACCAGCTCCAAGGCGACTGCCTTTATGGGAAGCTGCCCGCGCCCTTGTAGGGAGACTGGTCGTGGCCCTGAGGAAAGATAAGGCCATGGGCTGCCAGCTATAGGGTCAATTACAAAACCACGGACCGCTGAAAAATCGAGTTGGTCGTGGTCGTGTGCGCGCAATGCAACATCGAGATCGACTCCTGGACTACCCGTATGTTCTGGTGACTGAACATGTGACTCATCCATCGGGGTCCATGAATGACTTTCTTTCGTGAGTGTGATCAGTGCCGCTATTTTGGGTGATACTGCGGGATTCGTTGTCTCTTCGCGCAAATCTTTGCCTGACACAGTAGACTTTTCTCCTTGAAAATTCATGTTCTCTAGCGCTGAGAGCCTTTCTTCAAGCTGTGCGATGTATTTGAAGCTGGGCAAGGTTTAATAGATACAACCTCCATGGAGTAGAGTAACAGACTAACCCAGCTGGTCTGCGAGGCTTCCTCTTCATTGCAATCTGCGTAAAGTGGCACCTTGTGTGGTATTTGGTGCACTGAGCGCACCCTTGGGCGGTAGGTTCACAACGGATCTTTTTCTTGCGGCACATGTCACAAGCCTTATATTGTAATGTTAAGAGAGAGGATATGATGTTGATTCCTCGGGTAAACTCACACGAACAGTGGCTCGCTGGCCCCCTCGCCCATGAGTTGGCTGGACCTGAGAACCCATTTGTGAATCCATGACCTGGTGTGCAATTGCCGTTTTCAATAGAGAGGCTGCGAGAAGAATCCTCGAAAGGCTTAAGTCTTAGCGCTTTACTTCTCAAAGGCAACTTCGAGAAACCCGATGGAGCAGAACGTCCTAAGGTAAGAGGGGAAAATGTCATCCCGTTCGATGTCATGACCAAACAGCAGATTGATTATAAATCAAACGTTTTGAGAATTATTAGGCTTAGGCACAGCAAGAtgagccgcttattaagccaGTACAACGGATTACTGGGCATTTATGCAGGGTTATCAGCCTAACGCGAACACCCCAAATATAATGAGGTACAGACTGCCAATCACGTCCACACCTCACATTGGTCGGACCATCCAAGTTGAGAACTGGGCTGCTAATCACATTCGACCGATGGATATTTCGGATGCTTCTATGAGTTGCGGGACAGCCTCTTAACGTCAATGGCCTCATGTCGCCTTGGACTAACTTCATGGCACACGCACATTCTTGTTGATCAATCTGCTTCGATACCACCCGATGTGCCGTCGGCCCAATATCGTTTGCTCTACCATGTCCAAGATCTAAGACAGGGTGATCAGAAAGGCCCCCAAGCACTTGGTGACAGCGCTCAACAGCTCCTTGAACCCTCCGAGACGCTAATTTAAAATTGAAGAACTGTCGGCCATACAAAACGGCTATGATGAAAAGCTTCTCTGTGATAGTTCCGAGGTGGGAATATACTTTTACGAATTGGCGCTCTGCAAACATTGAAGGAGAAGTCTCTGAGCTTTCCGCCCTTTTGGGCTGAACCTGATGATCAATTAGCAACCGTGGGTCTTCGACTCGATGTGTGACCCAGGTAGAGGCATATAGTAACTCTTGTCGATTTCTTATCTAAGCTTAAAAGCTGGGTTGTTCAAGCTTGTTCTATAAACCTCGCATGCatctaaattagtaattagtggGTACTTGTCGGCTCGTGTGATTGCTTCAAGCTTTCCGCCCAAGTTTCTCGCCCAAGTTTCTGCTGACCAAAGTAAAAGGCGACTAGTGCGTCGtcataaaaattaataagttcgtttcGCCTCTCGTCGTTCCTATGCTCACGATGGAGGATCTCTTCGATAGCTAAACGTGTAAAACAGGGTCAGGCCTTCCAAGGGCAGAAACGAAAGGAGGCAACGGAAGCCCTGGGGCGGCTGATCCAGGCTATAAGCCCAGTTTGAGCACGGGAGTTCCGCACAATGGAGCAGAGACGGACCATACAGGCCTGCTTTCCGATTGGATGATTCTTGGTATAACACATGAACCTCGAAATGATTAGAATAGCCACCTTTCCTTTCGCCAAGCCCATTTGTGGGTTCTTTGGACGAATTTATGGATCCTTGCACTGAGTTTCTTACTTTGCCCGAACCATCTACAGATTGGACAGATAACTTGGATGGCTTTGCACCAACACCCAGTCTTTCTTGCGAGCCTTCTGATCCCGACCCAGAAGTGCTTAACAAAAGATTGACATCACTTACAGGAGAAGCAGCATAGTCGTGGAACATCCAATTCATTCTTCAGACGGACAGGTCTGCCGGTGGCGGCATCAGCGGGACAAATGAGCATAAGGTAGATAATGTCCAATCGCAAACAGACAACGAGGAGGATGAACTCATTGTGGGACACTCTCCTGAGCCAGTCTCCTTTCCTGGGAAATCTCAAACCCCGCACTCGCTGCCCGCGGTGCCCGAGGGTGTGGATGTCACTATGCAGCAGCGAAAGATGCCATCAGCACTTGTTCTGAAAGAAAAACAGACGTTCACTGTTGATTGGATTAATTCATCATTCAGGATATTCCCACGCAGTTTTCAGGTACATTTGTCACCGAGCCACTGTAGCAAAAACATTTTTCTTCCCCCCCAGGCTAAGTCTGCATAGTTCGTGGATATGTATAACGGCCTCTAGTTGTGTATTCACTTGGCAACGCCGTTAGAATATTCTCTGGCTTCTTATCAAGGTACCCTGACGAACATACTTACTTTTGAGTGGGACACAGCCCCCCGCCCCAGCAAAAGTTGTAGCCAATCGGCTACTCCCACCCCGCTTACTGTCAAGTCCGATGCATTTGCTAATACCAAATGACGCGGTGGTTAACCGGGTTCAACTCTCAAACCGTGGTATTTTAGTTCTAAATCCGTTCAAGTTATGTTACGTATAATACTATGCAGTACCTCGTTTCCACTTCCAAGTACATCGCGCTATTGTATACGTAGGGCACTCGGGCGGCCAGGTGGATATACTCCTAGACAAGATGCATTAGCATGCGGCGCAGAGGCTCTTCATAGCGTTACATCGCTCCTGACGGATATGCACCAAGGACCGCGCCGACGATGATTTTGCCATCTGTTCATCCGCAGAAAGCCGATGAATGCAGTCAGCCTCGGCAACCCTAATTGGAGACGACTATGCATAATGGATATCAGAGCCTAGTGCTACATAGGGAAAGAGAGAGGACTATAATGACTTTGAATCCAATTAGCCTAAATGATTTGAGGAAAGCGTGGGCTTCTCTCCACTGAGAGGGTTTTTTGAGTGCATGAATCCGAGACGTACGCCGCAATACGATCCTGCGCCAAGGGCCGCGCCCACGATAGCTCAACGTTTGTCTTTCTCCGCCAAGAGACGATGAACGCAATCAGCCTTAGTAACCCGGGCAAAGGAACCCATTGCAACATCGTGCTTATGGTATTGCAACATCATGCCTCATCCTACGCGTTCAAAGAAGGCTGGTACACACATCTACTCTCGCTTTCAACCCCTGAAGCCTCGGAAACAATGAATTACACGAGAATCTAACGACGTAGAGTAGTGGGAGACTAGACTGAATGGGGAGATGAGACGCGGTGACGAGATGTTAAGAACTCTGTGATAAAATTCTTCCTGAAATGTATAAAAGGTTCGATCCTATCTCTCTCTGGAAGCTCTTGAACCCATTCCCATTCACCTCAATATCTTTAGCCTCCTAGCAAAGAAACCAGTCTTCCATCAAGCAACCTGCACAGTTTCACTCTGGAGATCATTTCTCCGTCTCTACCAAGCAAAATGAAGTTCTTCGCCGCCATCAGCCTCGTCTCGGGCCTCTTCGCTACCGCCGCCTCGGCCATTGACCTGCACCTCGAGTTTGCGGGCGGTTGCAGCACCAGCGGCGGCGGGTACATCTGCCGAGGCTGGAACCCCAACACTTGCTGCAGCGTCAATGCGGGTACCTATTTCGCCAGTGGCTCGTTCCGGGCCATCCCGCGCAACTGGAACATCCAGGCGCGTGGCCACGCCGGGCCTAATTGCGGCTCCATCCGCGAGCAGCAGGACAGCGCCGGCCGCGACTATGTCTGCCTAGGAAATGGGCCCTTTGGCGGGCTGGGCTACGGTTTCAATAACAGAAAGATGATCCGCGGTGCGACCCTAGACGCTCGCGATGGCGAGGAGACTGAGGGTTGCGCCCAGCCCAACGTCCTGTACCTCGCCGACGGCACCCAGTACAACTACACCGCCATTGTCGAGACTGGCCAGGCCACCGAGGAGCTTGTTTCGCTTGTCGAGGCCGGCGCATCGGCCGACGACATCCCTAGCTTTGAAACCTTTAAGCTCGACGAAAAGCTCGTTCTGTAAAGGACAAGCATCACTTAAGGACGCGGCCCGCCATCATTCCGTATTCAAGCCTTATGGAGAGTGCTCGAGCTGTTGTTCAGGTTGTGATGCGGCCTAGTGCTTAGGACTCAGCCGCTTCAAACGTCTCCTGTCCTGTAATCTGACTATTTCTGTTACGGGGTAGCACTTCTCTCCTTCTTCATGTGCTCAGCTCGTCCGAGCATAACGATACACCCTTTTTTTGAAAATTGCGGTAAATTTACCTGGGGTACCTAAGTACCTTAATTTAGTCAAAGACAAAACCTTCATTACTGCGAGCCATGTACTCATCGGCCATTGCGCCCTATGATTACTTTCTCCGGTCTCTTTGTCAGGCCAAGTGTAACTGCCGTATCTATAAGACGTCCCATGTGCTTATCCCATTGAGTGCTACTAAACTATATCATAAGTCAACCTCACTCGCTGTCATACCCAGGCTATGTGATGATAAGAGCCTACTAGGAAGAGCAAAATGAAACAGGGATAACATCCGTGGCTTTATACACAGTACTCCGTAAATTCAGAATAATTAGAGGGACATGGTTTCATAAGGGGCTTAACAAATGTAGAGTTTCTAGTTACTTAACCGCTTGTTCCCTATTGGTTTATCAAGAGAGTATCAGCGCTTACAACCCGCATTGGGCGGAATAGCTTTTCTTGGCGCAAGTTCTCATTTGCTGAGAATACGAGAACCTGACACATACGTACATCTAGCCAAACCAGGGAGCAGGACACATGCTGCTGCGGATAGAATCAGGATTTCAAAATCCTATAACCCGCAAAGATGGGCGGCCCAACCAGCCCACCCACTCGCCTTAGTCTCGCAACCTAAGGGCCCCGGGTGATCTGACTGTGCCCGAACGATAGAGAGGTGGCTACTCGGGTCCGTCCACTCCTTAGCGAGATAATCTCGCGGCTGATGCCCTCTATTTAATTGATTCGAATGCCATAATTCTTTTACTCGGGACCCGGATATGATGCTTGGCCTATAGATTCGGATCCGAAGAGAGAGGCCCGCGTGTCCTCTACTTGGCAACGCTTACAAAGAAGACGACTGTCTACAAGGCATATTGAACGGAAAATACTACagattacgtattaaaaagcttGTAGCTGACTATGGAAAGCCTATGACAATGGTGATAACAGAGATCGTAGGTTTAAGGCCAGGCGCAGTTGATGCTGACGCAATCCTATCCCAAAGGACTTGGGCTTTAATTATGCCATTGGCTAAACTATGACTGCAATTTTGCTATTTCCCGTTATAGTCCTATTCCCATATAGGCCAGCGACCTTGAGCGGAATGGGCAGACAAGGGCATACTACGTGATTCCGACCCAAGAGCGCGTTTCGGAATTCAATTCCTCTATTCTAAGCAAACATTGGGGCCCAAGAGGGGTATTCATAAGAGCCTCGATGGACGAGGACCAAAAGTTGCTCTATGCTCCTCCCGAGATTGGAGCCTCTAAATGAGGAATGAGTTTGCCGACAGTTCAAAAACTTCTTCGTTCTCCTTGCCACGCATTCCTATAGGAGATCTCGCGCTGTAGAATTATATAGATGATGTACTGGGCTGTCTCACTTGAAGAGAGGAGCGATATAGCATAGGTAGGATATGCCACCAGAAGATACTAGCGACTTCTTTGATCTGGACCTTTTCGCAAGGGCTCCTAAAGCATAGCATTTTGACCCCGCTTTCGTTCCCTTGTAAGAACACGGTGAGCTTCTCGCCCGTAATCTATTCAGGCTCCATTCGACTGGAGATTCTTAATCCAATACTATGTTATCGCACAGCATCTTACCTACAGGTCATGAATCATACATAATCCAAAGGAGGTCGGTCGGTTAGCACGAGAACATCAGACGTAGACCACCCCTGAATATTGCTACCGGAAATGGCCGACCTTTTGCCTAATAATCCATCATACGAGGTAGGATCCATTTTTATCTAGACACCTTATTCACTATTTGCCGGCTCCTCCTTATAGGCCTTTCCTTGATATAGCTTCAAACGCAAAGCGCCTGCCAGTATAGTTCAAAAGAACAAGATAACTCGGTAGACaagataagtaagtattttaactagtaTCCTCAACTTTAGGCCCACGATCCTAGGAACCTATAGATGAAGCGCTTGTTATATCGAGGGAAACGCTACTAAGGTCAAATGAGGGTAGTAATCCTTGTGTGCCGGAAGTTCACAGACTTCCCCGGCTTGCAAATTCCCCATCGAGTTGTGCGTAACGCTGAACTTGGCTCCCTTGGTCTTTTCTGCCAAAGCCACGACCTCGGTCAGAGTCAACCTATCCCCAATGAAATACATCTCCTTCTCCCAGTGATCCAGACCCAGAGCTTTGACGACAAACTTTGCAATGTCGAAGCTGTACGCCAAAACAACAGGAACTGACCCAGAGCCTGGAACGGTAGCCGTGTTGTGCATCATGTCGACCAAAACCACTAGAGGCGTCATATGCGACTTTCCGCGAGGCATAACGAAGTATTCGGAGAGGAACCCATTGAGGAAGCAGGTCTATTCGAGCGAGGAACCCTCGAGAGCTTACATGGCAAGTACTTTGCCTTCTGCAGCTAGGAATACCTTCGACTGCCTGAACAGAACAAGTCAGCGAGGTTTCATCTTGGGTCAAGTATCCGTACTCTggagtataagtaatccCCCACACATTTGCGATATATCGCCTCGTCACGACCGACTTGCTTGCGGCTTGAATGAGATTGAGCTCAGACTCTATGCCAAGAGACGAAGTGAGCGTTGAGATAACGGTGCTGATTGAAAAAGTCTCCAGTGTGCTACGGAGCTGGTTGATATCCGAGTAGTCGACGGAGATGATACGGGCTCCAATTTCAGCTTCTTTCTCGGGGTTGGCCTGCGGTAGACAGCATAAATATCCTCGAAATACAGATACAGATGCAGGGGACGGAAACATTACTCACTGTTCTGGCGAGAATCACTACGTTGTGAATTCCGTCGCGGACAATGGTCTCCACGATAGTGCGGCCCATAGCGCCTGTCCCTCCGGAACCAGGCAGTCTGTTCATGGTCCCCGAAGTTGCTGACGGTGCGACGTTCATGGTCGGCACCCAGTTTCCATACCCAGAGCAAGGCCGCGAAGGTTGGCAAACGTTTGCTGCCAAACCAGAGTCATTAGCTGCACTGCTCCACAATGACTACAATCAATGGCACAACACGGCAAGACAGATCCTCGATCAGTTATGCAGCGTTCCAAATCGACTTCTGAGTTGGTCGTTTGACGAAATGCCAAACTTGCCTACTTGGTCGTCATTGTCCGGAAATGTCATCATCATCGGGGATGCCGCTCACGCTATGCCAGCATCCTCCGGGCAAGGTGTCAATCAGGCCTTGGAAGATGCTTATTCTCTGTCGAGGCTTATCGCTGTAGATTGGACAAGGGAGAATTGGCCACTCAGCCTTGAGACATGGCAATCTTGGCGACAGACAAAGATTGACCGCGTACTTATAGACAGATATCGACCGCGTCAGCTGATATTGGTTCGACACTGCTAGGTCCGACGCGGTGGCTATTTGACTTGGACATAGAGAGCTTAGACGCAAGATTGGCAGCAATCTAGgattaagatcttttttgtCGATTCAAGAAATCGATTCTACGGGAAGATTTCCAGGCACCTTTCGAAGAAAAAGGCTTCATGTGTCAAAGTTGCTCCCGTTATTATCCTAGAACTTAACCATCTGGGCTCAAAGATTATAGTCTTGAAGCAAGAATGCAGTCGGGGCTTCGATCTTTCCATCTTCCAGCCCCCGAGGCATATCTCTGTAGCGACGTGCGTACGATGCAGAATCTTGCTTGCTCTGTCTAAGGTCTTTGTGGGATACGCGTGCAGGGTTAGAAAGGGGGATGACTTTAAGCAGTCCCGTATCTCCTTGGCCACGAGACAGCTAACTTGCAACTTGATGCGGTCCAGTACGACTGTACAATCCTCGAGTACCTACGGAGGTACCCTTACATAACATAAAGCACGAAGTATGATTGCGAAAACTTCATTGCATAGACATAATAAGTTCTTGGAATGACTACCGTCATAGTAATAGAATACTAAGTCTTCCAGAGCATGTCCACTCAGTCCCGCCTCCGTGTTACCGAGTTAACGTTAGTGAACATACTGAATCTATCCATGCCGCGTTTAGTCTTTTTCCCCTTCCTCTTTTCTATCCTTTCTCGTTTATCTGATTGGCCAACCCCTATGTTGCTGACAGCGGCACAGCGAAACGTAGGTACTTGGCAAATGTGACCATGCCGACCAACATGCATGAACAATCTTATGAAAGAGGGGTAGGCCGTCGAACAGTCGAGAGTCATAAAAGACTCCTTACCGCGCCTGGTAAGTAGACCGATACAGCATCCTTTTCCTCGGAAATTCGTCCTCTCTAACGAGAAAAGCACAACGTTTTGACCTCAGCCTGTATCTGGACATCGGCAAACGGCCCAGCATGTCAGCAGCACCTGTAGCGCCCACCGCAATGAGCTCGCAGTTTCCCAATGAGTCGCCAATCATTGTTGATGAACACGTAAGCATCAAGGAACCGGTCATGTGAACTTTGGAGTTGATGAGCTATGATCTCTCCAGCTTGATGAAGACGCAACATCAGATGTCACCAGCGTTAGTCTCAGCTTTTTGCGTCTCGGGGATGTCTTACTAAAGATACATTGATGTTTGTAGACCATAGCATCCTCAATGACTAGCCTTGCAGACTCAATTTTCAATTTTCGTGTGGAGAATGGGCGCACATATCATCGATATAAAGATGGAAGTAAGTTCCTTCTGATATTCTTTTCACGCCGCAAATTACCTTGTCTACTGATATGAAGCATCTCTGATCTGTAAAGAATACTCCTATCCCAATGATGAGAGGGAAAGTGACAGACTGGGTAGGTCAGCTTTATGAGCTCCAGCGTCCTGGAGCCAATGTCGCTCATGAATCCTGCAGACCTTCAACATCACCAATTCCTCCATTCTGTCGATGGAAAACTTGGCCTCTCACCGCCGAACCAAGATGACTACCCCGCCAAGCGTGTTCTCGATATTGGTACTGGAACCGGGACTTGGGCAATTGAGTTCGGTGAGCTCAAGCCCGAAGCAGAGGTAGTGTACATCACTTCAAGTCAATGAATCCATCCACTGATGATGATACTAGGTCATTTGCATTGACTTGTCTCCCCCTTTGGCCGAGTAAAACTCTCCATTCAAACACTATGACCTATGACTCCTAAAACTAGTCAAGAGTGCCGCCCAACGTAACATTTGAGGTGGATGACATCGAAGAACCGTGGACGTTCTCCTTGCCATTTGACTACATTCACAGTCGAATGATGACGTCTAGCATATCTGATTGGAGACGACTCATTCAAAATGCTTTCGAGTTCGTATCTTAGTTTACCTGTTCGCCTCAGAACCCCTTTTACAGACTCTGACCAAAACCAAAGTAATCTCACGCCCGGTGGCTACCTCGAGCTCCAGGAGATGGATCTCATGCCTCAATCCGATGACGGTAGTCTGAAACCCGACGCTGCGGTTGTGCGGTGTTTTGCCCTCCTTGGGAAGGCGGCTACGGTACTTGACCGATCCTTTCAAGACATCCCGGATCTCGTCAACGTGATGCAAAAAATAGGTTTCGTCGACGTCTCAATCAAGAAGGTGATGTGGCCAGCAAATACGTGGCCCAAAGGGCAACACTATAAATTACTAGGGCAATGTGCCCACGAAAATTGTATGTCCGGGATTGAGGATTGGACTATGGCACCTTTGACACACGGCCTTGGCTGGGGTAAACAAGACGTGGAGGTCTTTTTGGTCGAGCTGCGAAAAGAATTTAAGGGCCGACGCATTCATGCATACTGGCCTTAGCAAGTCACCTACATTACCTTACCCAATAGGAACATATCACACTGCTGACTGGATCACCGTATAGTTATGCACTATATGGAAGAAAACCTAAAGCCAGGTGATAGATCATGCTTACGTAGCTTGCGCGAAGTCTCGATGAAACGAACTGGACCAGGCCACCTGCTTCTTAGGGTTAGCATTTCACCTGGCATGTTAATCTATCACAAGATGGCCACATTCTTGTTCACTTTAAGGGATATAGGAgtcttttaaaattaaacgaATGAATATCAACCTGCTTGCCTATGCCCCAGTCTGAGAAGTAGGACTCCCAGACCTATCGGTCGTCACAGATTGTGTACTGCCTTTGGAGGAACTTCCTCTA encodes:
- a CDS encoding fungal specific transcription factor domain-containing protein, which gives rise to MGLAKGKVAILIISRFMCYTKNHPIGKQACMVRLCSIVRNSPIEEILHLAFYFGQQKLGRETWAESLKQSHEPTSSAQKGGKLRDFSFNPFCMADMLGGLSDHPVLDLGHGRANDIGPTAHRVVSKQIDQQECASIRNIHRSNVISSPVLNLDGPTNVSNPLYWLNKRLILLTFCSIGFLEVAFEKSWIHKWVLRSSQLMGEGASEPLFVVRSVHQIPHKVPLYADCNEEEASQTSWLEERLSALENMNFQGEKSTVSGKDLREETTNPAVSPKIAALITLTKESHSWTPMDESHVQSPEHTGSPGVDLDVALRAHDHDQLDFSAVRGFVIDPIAGSPWPYLSSGPRPVSLQGRGQLPIKAVALELVKETFNNYNRFLPLFNEEDFLREFHLKYSTSNPEDASWWACLNVVLSIAHRLRGLRTLDPTHENNLADVYTKNALGVVSELNVASISAVQALVGMACILQGTPNPELASMLVAAALRLAQAMNLHREASDPTLTEKQAETRRRVFWKVYVLDKDISLRTCRPFSQYDDDMDVRLPSNIKLETCNVELFNHRIGLAIIQGQVYKQLYSIRAGRESEAQRAIAAQDLSSVLSYWKSSAQLEPLENSLISSETQIAGEMIHKVVLRLTYIHCLTMIDRHLSPTTRSPPDQEISWSGTSLLPSSLCLAESRQAIRLIEAIPHGDCSCIW